From a region of the Rhipicephalus microplus isolate Deutch F79 chromosome X, USDA_Rmic, whole genome shotgun sequence genome:
- the LOC142777098 gene encoding uncharacterized protein LOC142777098 — MPFVHAKPSSVKVRASRMASSRHQSFFFMMNNLVSENPSDQYKECLKHQILESGLASHMEKLMVDTPDKTAVTGVVAVGHEAFTINHDVEGPVNLVFSIWSLGCYQMVFKVLALKVLGA; from the coding sequence ATGCCCTTTGTCCATGCCAAACCGTCTTCCGTGAAAGTTCGGGCATCGAGGATGGCCAGTAGTAGacaccagagttttttttttatgatgaaCAATTTGGTAAGCGAAAATCCTAGTGACCAGTACAAGGAGTGCCTCAAGCACCAGATCCTGGAGAGTGGCCTCGCCTCCCACATGGAGAAGCTGATGGTCGACACGCCTGACAAGACCGCGGTGACCGGCGTGGTTGCCGTCGGGCATGAGGCGTTTACAATCAACCACGACGTAGAGGGGCCCGTCAACCTCGTCTTCAGCATTTGGAGCCTGGGCTGTTACCAGATGGTCTTCAAAGTTCTGGCTCTCAAAGTTCTGGGTGCATGA